AAAGAAAATGTACAAGTAAGTGGGCCTGTTGCACTTCCAACAAAAAGAGAAGTTGTAACAATCTTAAGATCAGTTCACGTTAACAAAAAATCTCGTGAACAATTTGAATCAAGAACATATCAACGTTTACTTGTTTTAACTAACAAAAACGGAAATCTTGATCAAGTTTTAGACAAAGTTAAAAGATTTGAATTGCCTGCTGGTGTAGAAATTCAAATGTCACAAAAATAAATCCGACTTATATTAAAGTAAGCGACGGTCATTATCGAACATAAGAAAGGTAATGAAACAACTTAATTGAAAGGAAATTACCATGAAAGGTATTTTAGGTAGAAAAGTTGGGATGACACAAATCTACACAGAATATGGAAACTCAATTCCTGTTACTGTGATTGAAGTGCAACCTAACGTTGTATCAAAAGTTCTAACAGTTGAAAAAAATGGTTATGTTGCAACTCAATTAGCAACTGGTGAACTTAAAGAAAAAAATGCAAACAAACCATTAAAAGGTCAATTTGCACAAGCAAAAACTACTCCAAAACGTTTTGTTAAAGAAATTCGTGGAATGGAAGGTTTTGAATTAGGTACAGAAGTTAAAGCAGATCTTTTTGCTGCTGGTGAACTTGTTGATGTAACAGGAACATCAAAAGGTAAAGGTTTTGCAGGTACTATTAAAAGATGAAACCAACACATTGGTCCTAAATCACACGGTGGTGGTGGTGGTAGCCAACCAATTAGACAAACCGGTTCTTTAGGGGACATTAGCGGTAACCGTGTTTTCAAAGGTATGACCATGCCTGGTCACTTAGGCGCTGAAAAAACAACAGTACAAAACTTAGAAATTGTTAAAGTTGATGTTAAAAATAACTACATTCTTGTTAAAGGTTCAATTCCTGGACCAAACAAAGGTTATGTTGTAGTTAAACAAGCAGTTAAAGGATTACCAAATCCAGCAGCTATTAAATTAGTTGATGTTAAAGAAGTTTTAAAAATGAATGAATTAGTTGAAAAAGCTAAAAAATATGGTATCGAAGTTATCGCTGGAATGCATTCAAGTGAATTAGAACCATTAATTGAAAAAGCTGAAGCTGAAGGAGAAAAATAATGGCAACAACCAAATCAACTCTTGAAAAATTTTATATTTCAGAAAAATTTGATAAAGCACGTAATCTTTCATTCAACTTCAAAAAAGCTAATCAAAAAACTGCTAAAAACTTCCCAACCTTTATTGCTGCAGTTGAAGAATTCATCGCAGTAAGTGAAAAAAGTAAGAATGATACAAGAGTATGATTCCACCGTGATGGTGCATACCGTGGTTCAGTTGGACTTGAAAAAGCAAAAGTGATTGTAAATAAAGTTACTGAATCAGATGTTAAAGATCATGAAGCTATTGACTTTATTGAAAAACAAGACTTAGTTGATAAACCAGCTCCTAAAAAAGAAAAAGAAGTTAAAGAAAAAGTTAACTTTGAAAAAGATACTACATTAGCTTTTGATGCTAAAGATCTTCCAAAAGAAGTATTTGCTTTAGAAAAAATCTACTCACAAGCTATTTACGACACAATTCTTTCAGAGAGAGCTTCAAGAAGACAAGGAACCCACTCAGTAAAAAGCCGTGCTGAAGTTAGAGGTGGTGGTAAAAAACCATGAAAACAAAAAGGTACAGGACGTGCTCGTGCGGGATCAACTAGATCACCTATCTGAGTTGGTGGTGGTAGAGCTTTTGGACCAACAACTGAAAGAAACTACACACTTAAAGTTAATAAAAAAGTGAAAAGAGCTGCTTTTGCTTCAGCGCTTACCTTATTAGCTAATAAACAAGCAGTTTTAGTAAATGATTTTACTTTAACAAATGCTAAAACTAAAGAAGCAGTGGCTAAATTGGAAGAATTAAAATTAAACAATTTAAGACACGTATTAATTGTTTCAACAGATGAAAATGTATTTAAAGCAACAAGAAACTTAACAAATGTTTTAACTGTAACACCTGAATCAACTTTAGTAGAAGATTTAGTTTGAGCAGATGTATTAGTGCTTTCAAAAGAAGGTTTAGAAGTATTTAAAGCAAGAGGAGAAAGATAATTATGGAATTAACTCAAGTAATTAAAAAACCTGTTCTTACTGAAAAATCAAACAATCTTCAAGCGCAAAATACTTACACATTTGTTGTTGAATATAGTGCAAACAAATATCAAATCAAACAAGCTGTTGAGCACATTTTCCAAGTGAAAGTTGAAAGCGTAAATACTCTTAAATATGACAAAAAATTCAAAAGAGTAGGACGTTACGAAGGTTATTTAAACCGTTATAAAAAAGCTGTTGTTACTTTAAAAGAAGGTTCAGTAATCAATTACTATCCAAACGAAGCTGAAGCGCAGGATGAAGCTAAAAAAGAAGCAAAAGCACAAAAAGTAGCTCAAGATAAAGCGCAAAATAAAGCTAAAGAAGCGCAATTGGCAGATAAAATTGCTGCTAAAAAAGCTAAAGCAGCAAACAATAAAGCAACAAACGCTGCTAAAAAACCAGTAACAAGAAGCAAAAAAGAAGCATAGAGGATTAAAAATTGCTTAAAAGAAAAATTCCTCATCTATTTTTAAGCAAAGGAGAGACAAATCATGGCGATTAAACATTACAAGCCAACTACCAATGGTCGTCGTAACATGTCTAGTCTCGATTATAGTGCTAACTTAAGTGGGCACAAACCAGAAAAGTCATTATTAGTAATTTTGAAAAAAAATTCAGGTCGTAACAACCAAGGAAAAATTACAGTAAGACACCATGGTGGTCGGGTAAAGAGATTTTACAGAATCGTTGATTTTAAAAGGAATAAAGACAACATTCCTGCTGTAGTTAAATCAATCGAATACGATCCAAACCGTTCAGCAAACATTTGTTTATTAGCATATGCTGATGGTGAAAAAAGATATATTCTTGCACCACAAGGAATTAAAGTGGGACAAGTTGTGGTTTCAGGACCAAATGCTGATATTTTAGTAGGTAACGCATTACCATTAGCAAACATTCCTGAAGGTACAACAATCCACAACATTGAAATGCAACCAGGAGCTGGTGGACAAATTGCTCGTTCAGCAGGTACTAGTGCACAACTTTTAGGTAAAGATGAAGACGGGAAATATGTTGTTTTACGTCTTAAATCAGGTGAAACTCGTCGTATTTTAGCACGTTGCCGTGCAACAATTGGTAGCGTTGGAAACGAAGAACACTTATTAGTAAACTTAGGTAAAGCAGGACGTAACCGTCACTTAGGTGTTCGTCCTACAGTTAGAGGTTCTGTAATGAACCCTGTAGATCACCCACATGGTGGTGGTGAAGGTAAACAACCAGTTGGACGTAAAGCTCCGCTTACTCCTTGAGGTAAAAAAGCTCTTGGTGTGAAAACTAGAAAAACTAAAAAAGCTTCAAACAAATTGATTTTAAGAAGAAGAAAGGATGCTAAATAATGGCACGTAGTCTTAAAAAAGGTCCATTTGCTGACGAGCATTTACTTAAAAAAGTAGCTGCAATCGAAGAAGGCAAAGCTGCGAAAAAACCAATTAAAACTTGATCAAGACGTTCAACAATTTTCCCACACTTTGTTGGTTTAACCTTTCAAGTTCACAATGGTAACAAGTTTATTGATGTATATGTAACAGATGACATGGTTGGTCACAAATTAGGAGAATTTGCTCCTACAAGAACCTTCTCAGGTCATGGTGCTGACAAAGGTAAAAAATAGTTATGGCTCAACAAGCAAAAGCATTAGTTAAAACACAAAGAATTAGTGCACGTAAAGCTAGATTAGTTGCAGATCTTTTTAGAGGAAAAGATGTGCGTGTAGCTTTAGGTATTCTTCACAACACAAACAAAAAAGCATCAGAATTATTTATTACATTATTAAACTCAGCAGTTGCAAATGCAACTAACAACCACGGCATGGACGCCTCAAAATTATTTGTTAAAGAAGTTTTAGTTAATGAAGGTCCAACACTTAAAAGATATCAACCTCGTTCACAAGGTAGAGCATATTCAATTTTAAAACGTACAAGCCATTTATCAATTACATTAGAAGAAAGAGCATAGGTGAATTATGGGACAAAAAGTTAATCCAAATGGATTTAGATATGGTGTAACCAAAGCACACAACACTGAATGATATGCTTCAAAAGCAAACTTTGGTGCTTACTTAGTACAAGATGCTAAAATTTACAAATTCTTCGATAAATTAGTACGTAAATACCAAATTGGACAAGTTGAAATTAAACGTAATACCTTAGGAAAAGTAATAGTTTTAGTTCACACAGCCACACCTGCTAAATTTTTAGGTGAAAATGGTCAAAACATTAAAGCCTTAAGTTTACAATTGCACAAATACCTAGAAGATAAAAAAGTTAATCTTCAATTAGAAGTTGTATTATTAAAAGAACCAGCATTAAATGCTCGTTTAGCAGCTGAAGCAATCGCACAAAAATTAGAAAATCGTGAAAGCTTTAGAGTCGCACAAAAATTAATTATTAATGATGCTTTAAAAGCAGGAGCTAAAGGTATCAAAACAGCTGTATCAGGTCGTTTAAATGGTGTTGATATGGCGAGAACCGAAGGATATTCACGTGGTGAAATGAAATTACACACCCTTAGACAAGATGTTGATTTTGCTAAAGCAACAGCAAGAACAACTTATGGTGCTATTGGTGTTAAAGTGTGAATTTCTAAAGGAGAAGTTTTGGAAGGAGATAAGGAATAATGCTTCAACCAAAAAGAACAAAATACCGTAAACCTTTCTTAGTAAATCCAGATAAAAGAAAAGCACACAAAGGAAACAAAGTTTCATTCGGTGAATTCGGTTTACAAGCAGTAACTTCATCATTAATTACTGCAAGACAAATTGAGGCAGCACGTATTGCCATTACTCGTCGTATGGGTCGTGAAGGGGATGTTATTATTAGAATTTTCCCTCACTTCCAAAAAACCTCTAAACCAATCGGGGTTCGTATGGGATCAGGTAAAGGTGCTCCAGAAAAATGATATGCATCTGTAAGAGTAAACACAATGATGTTTGAAGTTGCAGGTGTTAAAGAAGAAATAGCACGTGATGCCTTAAGATTAGGTGGTCACAAATTACCAGTTAAATGAAAAATTGTAGCTAAAAGTGAACAAGATGGAGGTCAAAACTAATGCTTTACAAAGATTTAAAAGTTAAAAGTCTTGACGAACTTCAAAAATTAGTTAATGAATTAAAAGCAGAATTGTGAACTTTAAGATTTAAAAATCACACTTCAACTTTAGATCAAACACACAAAATCAAATTAGTTAGAAGAGACATTGCCAAAACTTTAACAGCAATTAAAGAAAAAACACTTGAGCAAGGAGCTAAATAATGGAAAGAAATACAAAAACCCGTAAAACTTTACAAGGTCGTGTTACTTCAACAAGAGGTGACAAAACCATTTATGTTGAAGTTGAAACTTATAGAGCTCATAAACTTTACTCAAAACGTTTCAAAACTACCAAACGTTTTGCTGTGCATGATGAATTAAATAAAGCTCAAGTTAATGATGTTGTCACAATTATGGAAACTCGTCCTTTATCAAAAACCAAACACTTCCGTTTAGTTGAAATTAAAAGCCACGCTTTAGAAAGCGAGAAATAATTTATGGTTTTAGAACTATCTAAATTAAATGTTGCTGATAACTCAGGCGCTAAAGAAGTTGGTTTAATTAGAGTTCTTGGTGGAAGCCGTAAAAAAACTGCAAACATTGGTGATGTTATTGTTTGTTCAGTGAAAAAAGCTTTACCAAATGGAATCGTAAAAGAAGGACAAGTTGTTAAAGCTGTAATTGTAAGAAGTCGTTATGGAATTAAAAGAGATAACGGTTCACACATCAAATTTGATGACAATGCTGTGGTAATTATTAAAGAAGATGGTTCACTTAGAGGAACCCGTGTGTTTGGACCTGTGGCTCGTGAATTACGTGATAGAGGTTATTTAAAAATCGTTTCATTAGCACCTGAAGTACTTTAAAAAAGTTTAATTAGAAACATTAAATTTTAATAAAGACTAAATTAAGGAGAAAAAATGAAATTCAAAAAGAATGATGAAGTTGTTGTGATTGCTGGTGCACACAAAAACAAAGTCGGAAAAATTGAAAGAATCGATCACAAAAATAACCGTGTCTATTTAAAAGACATTAACAAAGTTACAAAACACGTAAAACCTTCACAAGGTCAAGATGGTCAAATTAAACAAGTTGAAGCTCCTATTCACGCTTCAAACATTTCATTAATTATTAAAAAAGCTACAAAAACTTCTCCAGCTGTTTTCTCAAAAATTGGTTACCAAATCAAAGGTGATAAAAAAGTTAGAATAAGCCGTAGAACTAAGAAGGAATTATAATTATGAGTTTAAAAAATCATTACTTAGATAAAGTTGTACCTGCATTAAAAGAAAAATTTAACTATTCTTCAGTAATGCAAGTACCTCGTTTAGAAAAAATCGTGCTTAACATGACTGCTGGAAAAGAAGTAACCAACTCAAAAGCTATTGAAGAAGTATTAAACGAATTAACTGCTATTTCATCACAAATCCCATTTAAAACAAAAGCTAGAAAATCAAACGCTTCTTGAAAATTACGTGAAGGTATGCCAATGGGTGGAAAAGTAACTTTACGTAGAGAAAGAATGTGAGATTTCTTAGATAAATTAATTAATGTTGCAATGCCACGTATTCGTGACTTTAGAGGTGCAAATCCTAAAGCTTTCGATGGTCGTGGAAATTACTCTTTAGGAATTAAAGAAGAAATTATTTTCCCAGAAATTGAATTTGACAAAATCCGTCGTATTAAAGGTCTAGACGTACAATTAATTACTACTGCTAATAGCGATGCTGAAGCAAAAGCTCTATTAGAATTAATTGGTGTTCCATTTGCAAAAGGAGAAAAATAATCTTATGGCTAGAAAATCATTAAAAGTTAAAGCTAAAAGACATCCAAAATTCTCAACCCGTGCTTATACACGTTGTGAATTATGTGGACGTCCTCATGCAGTTTTAAGAAAATACAAAGTTTGCCGTATTTGCTTCCGTAACTTAGCTCACGAAGGTAAAATTCCTGGCATGAAGAAAGCGAGTTGATAATTATGTTTATTACAGATCCAATTTCAGATATGATCGTGCGTATTAAAAACGCAAATCAACGTAAATTTAAAACTGTAGCCATTCCTTTTTCAAATAAAAAAGCAACCATTCTAGACATTTTATTAAACGAAGGATTTATTACCTCATATTCAACTAAAGGTGAAGGAAAAGACAAAGTTTTAGAAGTAGTTTTAAAATACAAAGGAAACCAAAGAGCAATCATTGATTTCAAACGTGTTTCAAAACCAGGTTTAAGAGTTTATGCATCAGTAGATCAATTACCAACTGTGCTTTCAGGTTATGGAGTAGCTATCATTTCAACTTCTAAAGGTGTGATGACAGCCAAAGATGCACGTAAGGAAAATGTTGGCGGTGAAGTTATCGCCTACATTTGATAGGAGGTATTAAATGTCTCGTGTCGGAAACCGTGTTTTAACCATCCCTGCAAATACAAGCGTAAACTTAGAACAAACTACTTTAACAGTTAAAGGTCCATTAGGCGAATTAAGCCAAACATTCAGCAATTTAATTGCAATTAAAATCGAAAACAATCAAATTACAACTCTTCGTGCAAATGAAGAAAAACACACCAAACAATTACACGGAACAACTAATGCTTTAATTGCTAACATGCTTGAAGGAGTTTCAAAAGGCTTCAAAAAAGAATTAGTAATTAAAGGGGTTGGTTACAAAGCTACTTTAAAAGGTAGTGTGCTAGAAATTGCTGCTGGTTACAGCCACTTAGTTAATTTAGACATTCCTGCGGATGTGAAAGTTGAAGTAGCTAAACCAACAGAAGTTAGTGTTTCAGGTATTAATAAAGAAAGTGTTGGCCAATTTGCCTCACTTGTGCGTAAAGTAAGAAAACCAAATCCTTACTCAGGAAAAGGTATTGCTTACAAAGACGAAGTGATTCGTCGTAAAGAAGGAAAAACTGCTGCTAAATAGCAGATGAAAGGTTAAATTATGGCTCAATTATCTCGTAATAAAGCACGTTTGGTTAAACACTTACGTGAAAGACAAAAAATTAGTGGTACAGCTACCAAACCTCGTTTAGCAGTTTTTAAATCACACCAAAATTTCTACGCACAATTAATTGATGATACTAAAGGCCACACTTTAGCAGCTGTTTCAACCTACGAAAAAGGTAAATACAACGGAAACGTTGTAGCAGCAGCTAAAGCTGGTGAAAAAATGGCACAATTAATCAACAAATTAGGTATTAGTGAATTAGTATTTGATCGTGGTGGTTACATTTACCACGGCCGTGTAAAAGCGTTTGCAGAAGCAGTTAGAGAACACGCTAAAGGAGTAAAATTCTAATGGCAGAACAAAAAGAATTCAAAGCAGCAGCTACTAAAGAAGTAGTTAATAAAGCTGCAAATAAAGCTAGAGATAACAAAAAAGTTGAAAGTGGTGAAAAAGCTGCTTTTGCTGAAAAAAGAGTAAATCGTGGTCCTAGACGTGAAGGTAAAACTAAAGGTGAAAGAGGTCCTAGATTCGAAAAACAAGATAACGAATTTAGTGAAAAAGTTGTTAACATTAGTCGTGTAACTAAAGTTGTTAAAGGTGGTAGAAGATTTAGCTTCTCAGCTTTCGTTGTAGTTGGAGATAAAAAAGGACGTGTTGGTTTTGGACATGGTAAAGCTAACGAAGTTCCAGATTCAATTAAGAAAGCTATTAAAGATGCTAAAAACAACCTTGTAACTGTTCCAGTTTACAAAAATACTACTGTTCCTCACCAAGTAGAAGCTAAATTCTTAGCTTCAAAAGTAATGTTAAAACCTGCTCCAAAAGGAAAAGGAATCGTTGCTTCAGGAACAGTGCGTGCTGTTGTAGAATTAGCTGGTTATACAGATATTTACACCAAAACTTATGGTTCACGTTCAAAAGCTAATATTGTTAGAGCAACACTTAAAGCTTTAGCTGCTTTAAGAACACCTGACCAAATTGCCCAAATTAGAGACAAAAAAGTTGAGGATTTATTATAATTAATCAACACCACTTGATTAGTTAACTCAATTTTTAAAGGAATAATTATGCAAGAAATTAAATTACACAATTTAAAACCTACTCCAGGCTCAAGACCAGAAAAACACCGTGTTGGTAGAGGTCATGCTGCTGGTAAAGGTAAACAAGCTGGTAAAGGTCAATCAGGTCAAAATAAACGTCACGGTCACAGATTAGGTTTTGAAGGTGGTCAAACACCATGATTTAGAAGAATTGGTAAAAGAGGATTTACAAACGTAAATCACATTGAATACCAAGTTGTTAATTTAGCTGATTTAGAAAGAGTTTTCGAAAATGGTCAAAATGTTGACCTTGAAGCATTATTTGCTGCAAACTTAATTAAAAGAACCTTACCTGTTAAATTATTAGGTAATGGAACCTTAACTAAAAAACTTAATGTTACTTTACATGATGCTTCAAAAAACGCAATTGCTGCTTTAGAAGCAAATGGTGGAAAATTCGAATATCTTTAATTCATATTAATAATCAACATAGGTTTAGACCTATGTTTTTTTATAAAATTCACTTTACTTGAATTTATAAATTTTGTCAAAAAAAGAATTCAAAAATTATATAGTAGGAATAAAAAAACGAAAGAAATAGCATTTTTCGCCTATTTTTTTCGTTTTTTTTTTTTTTTTTATCATTGTAATGGAAATATAAAAATTTCCCTAAGGAGGTAAATTTATTAAAACAAAAAGATATTTACAAATTCAAAATTTATTTAAATCTAAAATTTTTTATATTTACTTCTTTTTCTTTCTTTTTACTACTTTTTTATCTCTTTATTCTTTAAGCGATTTAAAGTGAGTTTGAGAAAGTGG
This Mycoplasmopsis columbina DNA region includes the following protein-coding sequences:
- the rpmC gene encoding 50S ribosomal protein L29, whose product is MLYKDLKVKSLDELQKLVNELKAELWTLRFKNHTSTLDQTHKIKLVRRDIAKTLTAIKEKTLEQGAK
- the rpsQ gene encoding 30S ribosomal protein S17, which gives rise to MERNTKTRKTLQGRVTSTRGDKTIYVEVETYRAHKLYSKRFKTTKRFAVHDELNKAQVNDVVTIMETRPLSKTKHFRLVEIKSHALESEK
- the rplD gene encoding 50S ribosomal protein L4, whose protein sequence is MATTKSTLEKFYISEKFDKARNLSFNFKKANQKTAKNFPTFIAAVEEFIAVSEKSKNDTRVWFHRDGAYRGSVGLEKAKVIVNKVTESDVKDHEAIDFIEKQDLVDKPAPKKEKEVKEKVNFEKDTTLAFDAKDLPKEVFALEKIYSQAIYDTILSERASRRQGTHSVKSRAEVRGGGKKPWKQKGTGRARAGSTRSPIWVGGGRAFGPTTERNYTLKVNKKVKRAAFASALTLLANKQAVLVNDFTLTNAKTKEAVAKLEELKLNNLRHVLIVSTDENVFKATRNLTNVLTVTPESTLVEDLVWADVLVLSKEGLEVFKARGER
- the rplN gene encoding 50S ribosomal protein L14; this encodes MVLELSKLNVADNSGAKEVGLIRVLGGSRKKTANIGDVIVCSVKKALPNGIVKEGQVVKAVIVRSRYGIKRDNGSHIKFDDNAVVIIKEDGSLRGTRVFGPVARELRDRGYLKIVSLAPEVL
- the rpsJ gene encoding 30S ribosomal protein S10 encodes the protein MSKINVKVKSFDHKLVDFAAKKLVELARKENVQVSGPVALPTKREVVTILRSVHVNKKSREQFESRTYQRLLVLTNKNGNLDQVLDKVKRFELPAGVEIQMSQK
- the rpsH gene encoding 30S ribosomal protein S8; this encodes MFITDPISDMIVRIKNANQRKFKTVAIPFSNKKATILDILLNEGFITSYSTKGEGKDKVLEVVLKYKGNQRAIIDFKRVSKPGLRVYASVDQLPTVLSGYGVAIISTSKGVMTAKDARKENVGGEVIAYIW
- a CDS encoding type Z 30S ribosomal protein S14; amino-acid sequence: MARKSLKVKAKRHPKFSTRAYTRCELCGRPHAVLRKYKVCRICFRNLAHEGKIPGMKKASW
- the rpsS gene encoding 30S ribosomal protein S19, producing the protein MARSLKKGPFADEHLLKKVAAIEEGKAAKKPIKTWSRRSTIFPHFVGLTFQVHNGNKFIDVYVTDDMVGHKLGEFAPTRTFSGHGADKGKK
- the rplV gene encoding 50S ribosomal protein L22, encoding MAQQAKALVKTQRISARKARLVADLFRGKDVRVALGILHNTNKKASELFITLLNSAVANATNNHGMDASKLFVKEVLVNEGPTLKRYQPRSQGRAYSILKRTSHLSITLEERA
- the rplX gene encoding 50S ribosomal protein L24, with translation MKFKKNDEVVVIAGAHKNKVGKIERIDHKNNRVYLKDINKVTKHVKPSQGQDGQIKQVEAPIHASNISLIIKKATKTSPAVFSKIGYQIKGDKKVRISRRTKKEL
- the rplO gene encoding 50S ribosomal protein L15, which gives rise to MQEIKLHNLKPTPGSRPEKHRVGRGHAAGKGKQAGKGQSGQNKRHGHRLGFEGGQTPWFRRIGKRGFTNVNHIEYQVVNLADLERVFENGQNVDLEALFAANLIKRTLPVKLLGNGTLTKKLNVTLHDASKNAIAALEANGGKFEYL
- the rplR gene encoding 50S ribosomal protein L18; the protein is MAQLSRNKARLVKHLRERQKISGTATKPRLAVFKSHQNFYAQLIDDTKGHTLAAVSTYEKGKYNGNVVAAAKAGEKMAQLINKLGISELVFDRGGYIYHGRVKAFAEAVREHAKGVKF
- the rplW gene encoding 50S ribosomal protein L23, with the protein product MELTQVIKKPVLTEKSNNLQAQNTYTFVVEYSANKYQIKQAVEHIFQVKVESVNTLKYDKKFKRVGRYEGYLNRYKKAVVTLKEGSVINYYPNEAEAQDEAKKEAKAQKVAQDKAQNKAKEAQLADKIAAKKAKAANNKATNAAKKPVTRSKKEA
- the rplF gene encoding 50S ribosomal protein L6; translated protein: MSRVGNRVLTIPANTSVNLEQTTLTVKGPLGELSQTFSNLIAIKIENNQITTLRANEEKHTKQLHGTTNALIANMLEGVSKGFKKELVIKGVGYKATLKGSVLEIAAGYSHLVNLDIPADVKVEVAKPTEVSVSGINKESVGQFASLVRKVRKPNPYSGKGIAYKDEVIRRKEGKTAAK
- the rpsC gene encoding 30S ribosomal protein S3: MGQKVNPNGFRYGVTKAHNTEWYASKANFGAYLVQDAKIYKFFDKLVRKYQIGQVEIKRNTLGKVIVLVHTATPAKFLGENGQNIKALSLQLHKYLEDKKVNLQLEVVLLKEPALNARLAAEAIAQKLENRESFRVAQKLIINDALKAGAKGIKTAVSGRLNGVDMARTEGYSRGEMKLHTLRQDVDFAKATARTTYGAIGVKVWISKGEVLEGDKE
- the rplC gene encoding 50S ribosomal protein L3, whose amino-acid sequence is MKGILGRKVGMTQIYTEYGNSIPVTVIEVQPNVVSKVLTVEKNGYVATQLATGELKEKNANKPLKGQFAQAKTTPKRFVKEIRGMEGFELGTEVKADLFAAGELVDVTGTSKGKGFAGTIKRWNQHIGPKSHGGGGGSQPIRQTGSLGDISGNRVFKGMTMPGHLGAEKTTVQNLEIVKVDVKNNYILVKGSIPGPNKGYVVVKQAVKGLPNPAAIKLVDVKEVLKMNELVEKAKKYGIEVIAGMHSSELEPLIEKAEAEGEK
- the rpsE gene encoding 30S ribosomal protein S5, whose translation is MAEQKEFKAAATKEVVNKAANKARDNKKVESGEKAAFAEKRVNRGPRREGKTKGERGPRFEKQDNEFSEKVVNISRVTKVVKGGRRFSFSAFVVVGDKKGRVGFGHGKANEVPDSIKKAIKDAKNNLVTVPVYKNTTVPHQVEAKFLASKVMLKPAPKGKGIVASGTVRAVVELAGYTDIYTKTYGSRSKANIVRATLKALAALRTPDQIAQIRDKKVEDLL
- the rplB gene encoding 50S ribosomal protein L2 → MAIKHYKPTTNGRRNMSSLDYSANLSGHKPEKSLLVILKKNSGRNNQGKITVRHHGGRVKRFYRIVDFKRNKDNIPAVVKSIEYDPNRSANICLLAYADGEKRYILAPQGIKVGQVVVSGPNADILVGNALPLANIPEGTTIHNIEMQPGAGGQIARSAGTSAQLLGKDEDGKYVVLRLKSGETRRILARCRATIGSVGNEEHLLVNLGKAGRNRHLGVRPTVRGSVMNPVDHPHGGGEGKQPVGRKAPLTPWGKKALGVKTRKTKKASNKLILRRRKDAK
- the rplP gene encoding 50S ribosomal protein L16; translation: MLQPKRTKYRKPFLVNPDKRKAHKGNKVSFGEFGLQAVTSSLITARQIEAARIAITRRMGREGDVIIRIFPHFQKTSKPIGVRMGSGKGAPEKWYASVRVNTMMFEVAGVKEEIARDALRLGGHKLPVKWKIVAKSEQDGGQN
- the rplE gene encoding 50S ribosomal protein L5 encodes the protein MSLKNHYLDKVVPALKEKFNYSSVMQVPRLEKIVLNMTAGKEVTNSKAIEEVLNELTAISSQIPFKTKARKSNASWKLREGMPMGGKVTLRRERMWDFLDKLINVAMPRIRDFRGANPKAFDGRGNYSLGIKEEIIFPEIEFDKIRRIKGLDVQLITTANSDAEAKALLELIGVPFAKGEK